A genome region from Anopheles stephensi strain Indian chromosome 2, UCI_ANSTEP_V1.0, whole genome shotgun sequence includes the following:
- the LOC118502684 gene encoding phosphofurin acidic cluster sorting protein 2 isoform X1, translated as MADKVTKFERMAMTKPVPMKLFAAWEVDRTPSNCIPRLCSLKITRLSLLTPLPADLTSLSLAVRMQSSKRTLRSHEIPVPQSLSSGYSSSSTGTIGTGGTGGSVGGGSLASVGQLNSPPLLETELDLHFSLQYPHFIKRDGNRLLILLQRRKKYKTRTILGYKTLAEGVIRMDAVLQKSMDMTVELNGSGKAGRAGVTIATLRATQVTSIPVDQDNKNNNSLLVTDRVNEYSDEDEEQEFSSGDENDEGLSGYAAKRNYAGKRDSYKKFESGEQDGEQEDGNMLPSNQADSDSDFDNMGKEKSRGKMSRQRNFKQRIISLLKRFKVPEELEGDVRERGPALRGKRDLDALFQELESLSCGEGDDSGQDMDSLSIGSTPKPSLRPFFESTGKPVLTQQHSSIQLSSMQKGSGGGGGGGGNKDFMPEKKPNLEKRDSLAEKKSNSITIANNLINSMNGNSINNNQTSNYSNIQDRSGDWKNDSSGNEGGAGNTDPEALSSDPQNTGSPPKEKETAVEKKNRLFRTSSSTPNSAKKQKQVLSFQMDQQQQQQHQHQQQHQQQHQQKPSPLETCLSPTNVEPRRSLLEQLQRTFTTEESLLPEVVTIVGPPEACTVTPTPRLASLISSTFRPTFAPNNTAEVKAITQALMNKIQKYCNSTAKPPTTVKVVLVGGDWLQGAVLRHYVELLGIRPPDWVNHIRFYIVPLGSCAVARYIGMIDTSYLSMFGTESWQQICDRAANLDSAQSKNESAEFINRIQRYLVSGGPCTQVPIAEAMVNYRDEDSCQIFVPFVSDVRIGCLEGPQVSLDLDESLTYASQGSADRMLSSSPPQSGRTSPPTSQTPQLAVAQLQQKEQQALQQQASSSSASAQESLELQVDYWPLARPNFDPKEKPPGKGQDPTGKNSIKSTFRHLQVWRLPQAPSFGEFTNGLTLSFATKEKKQKIMRLGKKKEKDRDAEKEQCVEGVARLICSPKQSHPVPLRVYIDGTEWTGVKFFQLSSQWQTHIKNFPIALVGAPLAPAEMLT; from the exons ATTATGCTCGTTAAAAATCACACGCCTGTCTCTGCTCACACCCCTGCCGGCCGATCTGACGTCCCTATCGCTGGCGGTACGGATGCAAAGCTCAAAGCGAACACTGCGGTCACATGAGATTCCGGTTCCACAGTCACTGAGCAGCggatacagcagcagcagcaccggcacaATCGGTACCGGAGGCACCGGTGGATCGGTTGGTGGCGGCTCGCTCGCCAGTGTCGGTCAGCTAAACTCACCACCGCTGCTGGAGACGGAGCTGGATCTACACTTTAGCCTACAGTATCCACACTTCATCAAGCGCGACGGGAACCGGTTGCTGATATTGCTACAGCGTCGCAAAAAGTACAAAACGCGAACCATACTCGGCTACAAAACGCTGGCGGAAGGTGTCATCCGGATGGATGCGGTGCTGCAGAAATCGATGGACATGACGGTGGAGCTGAACGGGTCGGGTAAGGCGGGCCGGGCCGGTGTGACGATAGCGACGCTGCGCGCCACCCAGGTCACGTCGATCCCGGTCGATCAGGAtaacaagaacaacaacagcctGCTGGTGACGGATCGCGTCAACGAGTACTcggacgaggacgaggagCAAGAGTTTAGCTCGGGCGATGAGAATGACGAGGGTCTGTCGGGGTATGCGGCGAAGCGCAACTATGCCGGCAAGCGCGATTCGTACAAAAAGTTCGAATCGGGCGAGCAGGACGGCGAGCAGGAGGACGGCAATATGCTACCCTCGAACCAGGCCGACAGTGACAGCGATTTCGACAACATGGGCAAGGAAAAGTCGCGAGGGAAAATGAGTCGG CAACGGAACTTCAAGCAACGCATCATTTCACTGCTCAAGCGCTTCAAGGTGCCGGAAGAGCTGGAAGGGGACGTCCGGGAGCGAGGGCCGGCACTGCGCGGCAAGCGCGACCTGGACGCACTGTTCCAGGAGCTGGAATCGCTCTCGTGCGGCGAAGGGGACGACTCCGGCCAGGACATGGACAGTCTTTCCATCGGCTCCACGCCGAAGCCATCGTTGAGGCCATTCTTTGAGAGCACGGGCAAACCGGTCCTCACGCAACAGCATTCCTCGATACAGCTTAGCTCGATGCAGAAGgggagtggtggtggtggcggtggtggtggtaacaAAG ATTTTATGCCAGAAAAGAAACCCAATTTAGAGAAGCGTGACTCGCTCgccgaaaagaaaagcaattcAATAACAATTGCCAATAATCTTATTAATAGTATGAACGGCAACAGTATTAATAACAATCAGACTAGCAATTACAGTAACATCCAAG ACCGATCGGGCGATTGGAAAAATGATAGCTCTGGCAATGAGGGTGGCGCTGGCAATACGGACCCGGAGGCGCTTAGTTCCGATCCGCAGAACACGGGCAGCCCGCCGAAGGAGAAGGAAACggcggtggaaaagaaaaatcgtttgttccgcaccagcagcagcactccgAACAGTGCCAAAAAGCAGAAGCAAGTGCTCAGCTTCCAGAtggatcagcagcagcagcagcagcaccagcaccagcaacagcaccaacagcagcaccagcagaaaCCGTCGCCGCTCGAAACGTGCCTGTCGCCAACGAATGTAGAGCCGCGCCGATCGTTGctcgagcagctgcagcgaacGTTTACCACGGAAGAGTCGCTGCTGCCGGAGGTGGTCACGATCGTGGGCCCGCCGGAAGCTTGCACCGTAACGCCGACACCCCGTTTAGCGTCGCTCATATCGTCCACCTTTCGGCCTACCTTTGCACCGAACAACACCGCGGAGGTGAAAGCAATCACGCAGGCCCTTATGAACAAGATTCAGAAATA CTGCAACTCAACAGCGAAACCACCAACCACGGTGAAGGTAGTTCTAGTCGGAGGCGATTGGCTGCAGGGCGCCGTTTTGCGCCATTACGTAGAACTATTGGGCATACGGCCACCCGATTGGGTAAATCATATCAGATTCTACATTGTTCCTTTAG GTTCGTGTGCGGTCGCTCGGTACATCGGAATGATTGATACGAGCTACCTGAGCATGTTCGGCACGGAGAGCTGGCAGCAGATCTGTGACCGTGCCGCCAACCTGGACAGTGCGCAGTCGAAGAACGAATCGGCAGAGTTTATTAACCGGATACAGCGCTACCTAGTGTCGGGCGGACCGTGCACGCAAGTTCCTATTGCCGAGGCGATGGTTAACTATCGCGATGAAGACTCTTGTCAAATATTTGTACCGTTTGTTAGT GACGTTCGAATCGGCTGTTTAGAAGGTCCGCAGGTGTCGCTTGATCTCGACGAATCGTTAACGTACGCTTCGCAGGGCAGTGCCGACCGGATGCTATCAAGCTCGCCGCCCCAGAGCGGTCGCACATCGCCACCCACGTCCCAAACACCCCAGCTTGCCGTGGCCCAGCTGCAGCAAAAGGAGCAACAGGCGCTGCAGCAGCAAGCGTCCTCGTCGTCCGCATCCGCGCAGGAGTCGCTAGAGCTGCAGGTTGACTATTGGCCGCTGGCTCGGCCAAACTTCGACCCGAAGGAAAAACCGCCCGGCAAGGGCCAGGATCCGACGGGGAAGAACAGTATTAAGAGCACCTTTCGCCATCTGCAG GTATGGCGACTACCGCAAGCACCTAGCTTTGGAGAGTTTACCAATGGCTTAACGCTGAGCTTTGCTACCAAggagaaaaaacagaaaa ttATGCGATTGGGtaaaaagaaggagaaggatcGTGATGCTGAGAAGGAACAGTGCGTTGAAGGCGTGGCCCGTCTGATCTGTTCGCCGAAACAATCGCACCCGGTCCCGTTGCGTG TGTACATCGATGGTACGGAGTGgacgggggtgaaatttttccaACTCTCTTCCCAGTGGCAGACGCACATTAAGAACTTCCCGATCGCGTTGGTCGGTGCACCGTTGGCGCCGGCCGAGATGCTAACCTAG
- the LOC118502684 gene encoding phosphofurin acidic cluster sorting protein 2 isoform X2: MADKVTKFERMAMTKPVPMKLFAAWEVDRTPSNCIPRLCSLKITRLSLLTPLPADLTSLSLAVRMQSSKRTLRSHEIPVPQSLSSGYSSSSTGTIGTGGTGGSVGGGSLASVGQLNSPPLLETELDLHFSLQYPHFIKRDGNRLLILLQRRKKYKTRTILGYKTLAEGVIRMDAVLQKSMDMTVELNGSGKAGRAGVTIATLRATQVTSIPVDQDNKNNNSLLVTDRVNEYSDEDEEQEFSSGDENDEGLSGYAAKRNYAGKRDSYKKFESGEQDGEQEDGNMLPSNQADSDSDFDNMGKEKSRGKMSRQRNFKQRIISLLKRFKVPEELEGDVRERGPALRGKRDLDALFQELESLSCGEGDDSGQDMDSLSIGSTPKPSLRPFFESTGKPVLTQQHSSIQLSSMQKGSGGGGGGGGNKDRSGDWKNDSSGNEGGAGNTDPEALSSDPQNTGSPPKEKETAVEKKNRLFRTSSSTPNSAKKQKQVLSFQMDQQQQQQHQHQQQHQQQHQQKPSPLETCLSPTNVEPRRSLLEQLQRTFTTEESLLPEVVTIVGPPEACTVTPTPRLASLISSTFRPTFAPNNTAEVKAITQALMNKIQKYCNSTAKPPTTVKVVLVGGDWLQGAVLRHYVELLGIRPPDWVNHIRFYIVPLGSCAVARYIGMIDTSYLSMFGTESWQQICDRAANLDSAQSKNESAEFINRIQRYLVSGGPCTQVPIAEAMVNYRDEDSCQIFVPFVSDVRIGCLEGPQVSLDLDESLTYASQGSADRMLSSSPPQSGRTSPPTSQTPQLAVAQLQQKEQQALQQQASSSSASAQESLELQVDYWPLARPNFDPKEKPPGKGQDPTGKNSIKSTFRHLQVWRLPQAPSFGEFTNGLTLSFATKEKKQKIMRLGKKKEKDRDAEKEQCVEGVARLICSPKQSHPVPLRVYIDGTEWTGVKFFQLSSQWQTHIKNFPIALVGAPLAPAEMLT, from the exons ATTATGCTCGTTAAAAATCACACGCCTGTCTCTGCTCACACCCCTGCCGGCCGATCTGACGTCCCTATCGCTGGCGGTACGGATGCAAAGCTCAAAGCGAACACTGCGGTCACATGAGATTCCGGTTCCACAGTCACTGAGCAGCggatacagcagcagcagcaccggcacaATCGGTACCGGAGGCACCGGTGGATCGGTTGGTGGCGGCTCGCTCGCCAGTGTCGGTCAGCTAAACTCACCACCGCTGCTGGAGACGGAGCTGGATCTACACTTTAGCCTACAGTATCCACACTTCATCAAGCGCGACGGGAACCGGTTGCTGATATTGCTACAGCGTCGCAAAAAGTACAAAACGCGAACCATACTCGGCTACAAAACGCTGGCGGAAGGTGTCATCCGGATGGATGCGGTGCTGCAGAAATCGATGGACATGACGGTGGAGCTGAACGGGTCGGGTAAGGCGGGCCGGGCCGGTGTGACGATAGCGACGCTGCGCGCCACCCAGGTCACGTCGATCCCGGTCGATCAGGAtaacaagaacaacaacagcctGCTGGTGACGGATCGCGTCAACGAGTACTcggacgaggacgaggagCAAGAGTTTAGCTCGGGCGATGAGAATGACGAGGGTCTGTCGGGGTATGCGGCGAAGCGCAACTATGCCGGCAAGCGCGATTCGTACAAAAAGTTCGAATCGGGCGAGCAGGACGGCGAGCAGGAGGACGGCAATATGCTACCCTCGAACCAGGCCGACAGTGACAGCGATTTCGACAACATGGGCAAGGAAAAGTCGCGAGGGAAAATGAGTCGG CAACGGAACTTCAAGCAACGCATCATTTCACTGCTCAAGCGCTTCAAGGTGCCGGAAGAGCTGGAAGGGGACGTCCGGGAGCGAGGGCCGGCACTGCGCGGCAAGCGCGACCTGGACGCACTGTTCCAGGAGCTGGAATCGCTCTCGTGCGGCGAAGGGGACGACTCCGGCCAGGACATGGACAGTCTTTCCATCGGCTCCACGCCGAAGCCATCGTTGAGGCCATTCTTTGAGAGCACGGGCAAACCGGTCCTCACGCAACAGCATTCCTCGATACAGCTTAGCTCGATGCAGAAGgggagtggtggtggtggcggtggtggtggtaacaAAG ACCGATCGGGCGATTGGAAAAATGATAGCTCTGGCAATGAGGGTGGCGCTGGCAATACGGACCCGGAGGCGCTTAGTTCCGATCCGCAGAACACGGGCAGCCCGCCGAAGGAGAAGGAAACggcggtggaaaagaaaaatcgtttgttccgcaccagcagcagcactccgAACAGTGCCAAAAAGCAGAAGCAAGTGCTCAGCTTCCAGAtggatcagcagcagcagcagcagcaccagcaccagcaacagcaccaacagcagcaccagcagaaaCCGTCGCCGCTCGAAACGTGCCTGTCGCCAACGAATGTAGAGCCGCGCCGATCGTTGctcgagcagctgcagcgaacGTTTACCACGGAAGAGTCGCTGCTGCCGGAGGTGGTCACGATCGTGGGCCCGCCGGAAGCTTGCACCGTAACGCCGACACCCCGTTTAGCGTCGCTCATATCGTCCACCTTTCGGCCTACCTTTGCACCGAACAACACCGCGGAGGTGAAAGCAATCACGCAGGCCCTTATGAACAAGATTCAGAAATA CTGCAACTCAACAGCGAAACCACCAACCACGGTGAAGGTAGTTCTAGTCGGAGGCGATTGGCTGCAGGGCGCCGTTTTGCGCCATTACGTAGAACTATTGGGCATACGGCCACCCGATTGGGTAAATCATATCAGATTCTACATTGTTCCTTTAG GTTCGTGTGCGGTCGCTCGGTACATCGGAATGATTGATACGAGCTACCTGAGCATGTTCGGCACGGAGAGCTGGCAGCAGATCTGTGACCGTGCCGCCAACCTGGACAGTGCGCAGTCGAAGAACGAATCGGCAGAGTTTATTAACCGGATACAGCGCTACCTAGTGTCGGGCGGACCGTGCACGCAAGTTCCTATTGCCGAGGCGATGGTTAACTATCGCGATGAAGACTCTTGTCAAATATTTGTACCGTTTGTTAGT GACGTTCGAATCGGCTGTTTAGAAGGTCCGCAGGTGTCGCTTGATCTCGACGAATCGTTAACGTACGCTTCGCAGGGCAGTGCCGACCGGATGCTATCAAGCTCGCCGCCCCAGAGCGGTCGCACATCGCCACCCACGTCCCAAACACCCCAGCTTGCCGTGGCCCAGCTGCAGCAAAAGGAGCAACAGGCGCTGCAGCAGCAAGCGTCCTCGTCGTCCGCATCCGCGCAGGAGTCGCTAGAGCTGCAGGTTGACTATTGGCCGCTGGCTCGGCCAAACTTCGACCCGAAGGAAAAACCGCCCGGCAAGGGCCAGGATCCGACGGGGAAGAACAGTATTAAGAGCACCTTTCGCCATCTGCAG GTATGGCGACTACCGCAAGCACCTAGCTTTGGAGAGTTTACCAATGGCTTAACGCTGAGCTTTGCTACCAAggagaaaaaacagaaaa ttATGCGATTGGGtaaaaagaaggagaaggatcGTGATGCTGAGAAGGAACAGTGCGTTGAAGGCGTGGCCCGTCTGATCTGTTCGCCGAAACAATCGCACCCGGTCCCGTTGCGTG TGTACATCGATGGTACGGAGTGgacgggggtgaaatttttccaACTCTCTTCCCAGTGGCAGACGCACATTAAGAACTTCCCGATCGCGTTGGTCGGTGCACCGTTGGCGCCGGCCGAGATGCTAACCTAG
- the LOC118502730 gene encoding UPF0692 protein CG33108 encodes MSNSTPSPTPPSPPPPPPSPASVTQPTKTPLAELNLGVINNSSNRLAKPNHQNVILSSGECAWATQYPEIQKACFLNRVCQYAPPRELRVQNVEPILQNGPTCGLTALSMIFDGAPSSKALLELAVARGYSNNGEMFSARQLNELFEQVLEENRHLVEYKPVTHTLVGGWMDDPNIQVKLRLGAMFLVPYDPDRNHTPCLNKGHRAHWALVVGYLIDQFDDFYVFARHGKTKNLALWSLRDLSRSNGNLVEFCQPVGHPNETFILPEGGMGGCNGLRCKFIMIEHYKAKNEIVL; translated from the exons ATGTCGAACAGCACCCCTTCGCCTACTCCACcttcgccaccaccaccaccaccgtctcCAGCGTCGGTGACGCAGCCCACCAAGACGCCCCTTGCCGAACTGAACCTGGGTGTGATCAataacagcagcaaccgcctCGCTAAACCGAACCACCAGAATGTGATTCTTTCCTCCGGCGAATGTGCATGGGCGACGCAATACCCCGAGATACAGAAAGCCTGCTTCCTGAACCGCGTCTGCCAGTATGCGCCGCCCCGCGAACTACGGGTACAGAACGTGGAACCGATACTGCAGAATGGGCCCACCTGCGGGCTAACCGCGCTCAGCATGATCTTCGACGGGGCACCATCGTCCAAGGCGCTGCTCGAGCTGGCCGTCGCGCGCGGCTACTCGAACAATGGCGAAATGTTCAGTGCCCGGCAGCTGAACGAACTGTTCGAGCAGGTGCTGGAGGAGAACCGGCATCTCGTGGAGTACAAGCCCGTCACGCACACGCTGGTCGGCGGCTGGATGGACGATCCGAACATCCAGGTCAAGCTGCGGCTAGGCGCAATGTTTCTCGTACC TTACGATCCGGACAGGAACCATACACCCTGCCTTAACAAGGGGCACCGGGCGCACTGGGCGCTCGTTGTCGGCTATCTGATTGACCAGTTTGACGAC TTTTACGTGTTCGCCCGGCACGGTAAAACGAAAAACCTCGCCCTATGGTCACTGCGGGACCTGTCCCGCAGCAATGGGAATCTAGTCGAGTTCTGCCAACCGGTGGGCCATCCGAACGAAACGTTCATCCTGCCCGAGGGTGGCATGGGCGGATGCAATGGATTGCGGTGCAAATTCATCATGATCGAGCATTACAAGGCTAAAAATGAGATCGTACTTTGA
- the LOC118502743 gene encoding uncharacterized protein LOC118502743 — MRALARDVGVAQSTVKVALNEDLRYASYKRRRGQLITAKTREKWLANAKRLLSWLKHPAQSDTLWFFSDEKNFCQDQKHNVQNNRRLAYCAADVPRVPQTKFPQTVMVLGCVSSEGDVMPPHIFPQSLRLNADGYIDLLATVVKPWIETVANGRPYVW; from the coding sequence ATGCGGGCCCTGGCGCGAGACGTTGGCGTGGCCCAGAGCACCGTCAAGGTGGCGTTAAATGAGGACCTGCGGTACGCGTCGTACAAGCGACGTAGGGGACAGCTCATAACAGCAAAAACGCGCGAAAAGTGGCTTGCCAACGCTAAGCGCTTGCTGAGCTGGCTGAAGCACCCGGCGCAGTCAGACACGTTGTGGTTCTTCTCTGACGAGAAGAACTTTTGTCAAGACCAAAAGCACAACGTACAGAACAACCGCCGGCTCGCTTACTGTGCTGCTGATGTGCCCCGTGTGCCGCAGacgaagtttcctcagacGGTGATGGTGTTAGGGTGCGTCTCGTCGGAGGGAGACGTGATGCCGCCTCACATCTTCCCCCAGAGCCTGCGGCTGAATGCTGACGGGTACATTGACCTGCTGGCCACCGTGGTGAAGCCGTGGATTGAGACGGTGGCCAATGGGCGGCCGTACGTTTGGTAG